The window CTCGAATACGTGAATAATGAAACTATAATAAAAAGTAGCATTTTGTTTGTGTGTGAATTGTAATTTGCTGTTAGAGTTCAGTTGCCATTTGAACTTCTCCCCAACGTTCACATACCACTCCTGCTTTCTTAgcgccgatttacacgatacgattttggtcgcatgcgacaacggcttacgacaggcccacgacatgatttacgattgttgtgtacgtcagaaaaaatgtcgtagcattttaaaacatgttttaaaacgctgcgagcaatcgtaagtcatgtcgtaggcctgtcgtaagctgtCGCATGCGACAGAATCGTAtcatgtaaatcggcccttagactACAAGCAGGCCCCCTTTTGCTGCTTACTTCACTAAGAGCAAACAAAAAGATAGCCACAGGAATAAATGGTACGTCCCATGAAATCTGGACTCAAGGGAGTGCCGTAGTCCAGATTTCACGTGACGCGCCCCTTTTTTTGCGCATGTTTTCATCTTCGCCTCGCTCTCTATAATCTATTGGCAAAGGGGAGACTGGCCGTAGTCTACGGCTAGCTAAAAATGTATCGTACCTTAGAGACATTCCAGtcaattttgcattttgcaatAAATACACCCCTCTAATGAATAAGCCATATCTAATGAATGCCAACCCCACCCCATCTCACAGTTTATAAAAaagtaacaataatatttattgttctATGAATAAAAAACATGCCAAGTTTCAAAAAAAGGTAGGCACCGAGCGAAATTAAAGGTATTAAATACGAAGACGCGCTGTATAAGGGAAAGCTCCTCCTCCTGTCACAGCTCAAGTGAGCAAattaatcaaaatggcggccaacggTCACGATAGAAGAAGGACCGCTATGGTTGGAAATAAGGCTTCGATGTTACTaaaagtgaaataaatgaattaaagaaCCAATTCATTTGTATTTATTGTTTTATATGTGATTTCCTACCTTATTTCAAACTGAAAGTGCTCTGTATGTTAAAATAGCGAGATTGGCGAAGTTGTTCGTTTTCAAATCTCGCGCCGGACGAGCGCTGGACAAGGTCCACCAGTGTTCCAATCCCCTAAACTTTCCTCGGTTTTCTGAGCCTTCTGCTTCTGTATAACAAAGCCAGTGGACTATTCTTTGAGAATATGCCCAAAGGCCTAATTTGTGACTGAGGAAACTTGATCAACGCGAAGCATTTCTCAATGGCGGTGGCGGTACCAGTCTTGCGTTTATTTCGCATCATTTGTAGCCGTCGTTGCCCAACACCATAGTAAGCGTTTAGGtaaattttattattcttattacgCGATGGCTGAGGCAAGTGATTCTCAAGTACAGAGTAAGAAGAGGCGTTCCACTAGCGATCGAGGCATCCAGTTTTCACTGAATGTGCAATTACCACGTAATCAGGAAAGCAGACTTCTAGGGATAAAAGATCGTACTGGGATGGCAAAAACATCTCTAAATCTTTCCAAGGGAACGTCAAGCACGCAAAATGCCGATCTTCTCGAAGCTCTACTGCTGgcttttgaagaaaaaatgcaAAGGCGAAAGGAAGTCTCGGTTGTAAGTTCTCTTCTGTCGAATCAGTGGTCACCATCAGGAAACCTCTCTTCCACACCAAGTTCAGCAGAATGTCCCCAGTCGCGTCCAACTCCTGTTGCAACCTCCACTCCAAGACCGCGAATGTCCCTTGATTTTGATGGCCGAGTATCTGAGTCATTAGTGCCACTACCCCATACATTCAAcggggtgacccgaaaacactgacctccggtccatggaccccctACGGACCGTGTCCATGGACTgccttacggaccggtccacggactatctCTACGGACCCCCTCTAAGTGTGGCTACCATTCATTCGTTTCCGGTTTTGCTCGTGACGTAATGTCACGTGGCTTGAGATTTTGggcttgttgtttttttttggttaagaGAATTTGTAGTGCTGGGTCGTTTTTTATTCCCAGTGCGTGAAAACAATTCTTTAACGTGCTTAAGGCACGTTTGTACATTAAAATGAGCCGCTAAGGTGACAGTTAAAGAATTGTTTTACTCGAAGTGGATCGCTTGGCTTGTAGAAGTTCCAGTGTTGTTTTCCTCAGGGAGGAAAGTCTTGTATTGTTCGTTGCCGCTCGACCAGTTTGGAACGTCGTGCTGTTTTCCTCGGGGAGGAAAGTCTTCTGTTTGAATCGTTTGTCGCCGTTCGACGAGTTAGGAACGTTGTGCCGTTTTCTCAGGGAGGAAAGACTTTGTTTGTTTATCATCACTCAACTGGACGTCTTGTTTGATTTCCCGCCACTCGACGAATTTAGAACTTCGTGCTGTTTTCAAGGGACATATTCTTCTATTTGTATTGTTTATCGTCGCTCGACGAACTCGGAATGTCGTGCTGTTTTCTTCCGGGAGGAAATTGACTTTATTTGCCTTTGACTGCTCTAATTAACGTCGGATTAATTTGCCGCCATTCGACGAGTTGGAACGTGCTGATTTCCTTtgaaaggaaagaatttgtttgCGAATCGTCGCTTAACTGAACGACTTGTTTAATTTCCAGCTGATCGACGAGCTTGGTAAGTCGTGCCGTATTTCGTGTATTTGTGCTGTTGTCATCCCTCGATGAGTTTGGGCCGTCGTGTTTAATATATTTTCCGCTGCCACACAAGTTTGGAACGGTTTGAAGTGAATACTTGCATCTAATTAACAAGTATGTCTGTGAAATCACTACCTGTTTTTGATAAATCTCGTCGAAAACATATGGGAGGAGCTTCGTCAGACGGTGATGTTGTAATTCCCCTGCAATTGAGAAGAAGTTCACGCCTTAAAATGGCAAATACCAGGAGTGATTTGGAAGGTGAAAGAGCCGAAAGGGCGAGAGCCATGTTTAAATCCCGAGCCGGGTACATTGGCGCTCTAACAAAGCTACAAGGAAACATCGGAGAGCTCATGGAAAATTGTGGAACTTTGGAGGACGTGAGGTCCGAGCGGAAATCGTACGACGAAGTTTGGCGCAAATTCGTAAGTACACATGAACAGTACATTGAATGTCTTGAATTACTGTGTTATGAGGAAGAACTTGAGAAGGCTCGCGTTAATTATAAAGAGCAAATGTCAAGGAAATTAACCTTTGACAATGTTATTGAGTCCTGGTTTGAGAAGTCAAAGATGAAAACGAAAGAAGTGTGTGAAAGGTCGTTATCACTGACCAGGAAATCTAGAAGGAGTCATGAAAGTAAATTGTCATATTCTAGTTCAATTTCATCGTCGGTTGTGAAGAGAAAGGAGAAATTGGCTCTTGCacagttgaaaacaaaacagttactAAAGGAGCAAGAATTTAAACGAAAAATGACAGAATTACAGTATGAAAGGGAGTTCATGGAGGCCCAAATGGAAGAAGAGAGGGCAGCAGTTAGTCTTGTTGTGTACAAACAGGCTGAAGAAGAAAACGAGTGTGTTGATGTAGACAATAAAGACATTGTGTCCATGGAACTTGAGTCATCTGTCACACAAGGAACTGAACTACATTATTTACATGAGGAGCCTTACTGGAGGgatgaaaaggaaaatgttgtGGTGCAGCCTATTCCCTTTGAATGCACACCAGTGCAAGCACGTGTACCTTTGCAGCAATCGCCTACATCAGGAAAAGTCTTTCGTGGACAGGAGGTTGGGCCACACAGTGCAAAGGAAGCTGAGAAATTAAAGACGCCACCAGTATCAAGTAATTGGCCTCAACAAGTTCAGCTACCCTTAAACCAGCAGACAAAGAGTAGTGAGCAAGTACCAATCCAGTTTCAGTCGACACACCCAGTCAGGAGTAGTGAGCAAGTCCCAATCCAGTTTCAGTCGACACACCCAATTAAACATCGTATACTAGATCCTGTTAAGGGAACATGTTCAGATGGATTTCTTGGTCAAAGTTCTGCACAGCCGCCGTCGTCCCAACCAATCGAAATTTTACCTCAAGGTACCATTACACCTAGGCAAGGAAGTGGAGAAGAAATTGCACAAGCATTACGTCAAGTTATCTCTGCACCTAAAGTTGAGTACATGCGTTTCGATGGGAGCCCGATGAAGTACGTTTCGTTTATGCATAACTTTGAAACTTGCTTAGAGAAAGATAATGCTGACAATGCTAGGAGGCTACAGCTCCTGATTCAGCATTGTTATGGCAAGGCGCGGGAAGCAATTGAAAGCTGTGTGAACTTACCTGTGGAAGAAGGTTATTATGTTGCAAAGAACACCTTGCGTGAGAACTTTGGCAAACCTCACATCATAGCGAAAGCACATATCAAGAAACTCGAGAACTTACCTCTTCTAAAGCAAGCAGACGGACAGAGCCTTCTAGAGTTTGCAAGGCACTTGGAAGTTGCTGAAAGAACCCTTACAGGCATGGGACCTGAGTATGTGAGTGATTTAAATCATACAAACACTCTTCGAGAACTAAACAGGAAGCTTCCGTTGTTTATGAGGGTCAAGTGGACTGAGTGTGCGGGTAGGATTATTGAGTCGGGTCAGAGGCCCAGATTTGCGGACTTTCTTCAGTTCTTGAAGCAGAGAGCAATACTTGTGAACAATGAATTTGGAGAAGACCTTAATTCTAGTCCATCAAGGGACAAGGAGAAAATCAAAGGCAGAGATGGTCGGAATCGACCCCCTCACAAGTTTACAACAATGGCCACAGGTGCACGAAATGATCGAAGCTCTCAACACAGAGGCTCGCAAGGAACAAATGGTGCTAAGCAAGATTGTTCTGTCTGTCCCAAACAGCATGGTGTTTGGAGGTGTGGTAAATTTAAAGGTTTGCCCTATCAGGAGAGGATGAAGGTTGTTCAGGAAAACAGCCTCTGTATTAAGTGTCTAAATGGTGGCCACTATGCGAGAATATGCCCTAAGACAAATTTCAAATGCCAGATAGAAGGGTGCAATAAGGAACACAACACATTGTTACACCCTCCACCCTCTGAGTCTGATGGTGGTGGTACCAGCCATAGCCAGCTTAATCGAGAAGGCCAAAGATTGAACACAATCGAAGGTTCAAATTCTGAGACGAGTAATCAAGATGGAATTCATGTAACTGCTGCAACTGGGGCTGGCGAGCGAGTGTGCTTAAGTGTTGTTCCTCTCAAGGTTCAAgtaaaaggaagtgatctaccaCCAGTAGAAACATATGCTTTGTTAGACAGTGGATCAGAAGTAACTCTTTGTCATGAACATTTGCAGCAGAAACTTGGTGTGAGTGGTCCAAGGCTCAACTTTACATTATCAGGGATGACAGGATCCACAAGAGTGGAAGGTCAACTGCTAGACATTGTTGCGACGTCAATGGATGAAACTGTGTCAGTGGAGTTGTCAAATGTTAGAACAGTGAAACACATGCCAATCTCACGTGACTGTATTGCCAAGAAAGGAGAGCTAACCAGATGGTCTCACTTGTGCGATATTGAATTACAAGAATTAGAAGTTGGAGAAGTTATGTTAGTGATTGGTCTCAAGGAGAAGCCAAATTTGTTCCTACCGCTGGAGTACAAGGCAGGAGGTGAAGATGAACCAGTAGCAGTCAGATATAGTTTGGGATGGACTGTTATTGGTCCTGTTGGTGGTCGGAAAGAAGACCCGAATTATTCAGCAAATTTCACTCGCACAATAGAGAGTTCTATTGTTTATGACAATGTTCCTGTCCTGCGAGATGAACATGTGTGTCCTAGCCCGATTGAAGGTAGAAGATTAAACAAGCAACCAGATAATGTAGACAGTGGTCAATTCCTTAACGAACAATTCACCGATGAGTTAGCTGGGCAGAAGGATGCCAATTGGTTGTTGTTCAGCGAAGTTGAATGCGAAATTCGTGACGAAGAGTTGCGCCAGCAGTTAGAGAGACTATGGAAAACAGACTTTGAAAACATGGAAGTAGAAACTAAAGTTTGTGCTTCGGTCGAAGACCAAAGAGCCCTAGAGATTATGGAAGGGTCCCTTCGAGAAGTCAATGGACACTTTCAAGTTGCCTTGCCTTGGAGACATGACCCACCGTATTTGCCCAACAATAAGGTGATGGCAGAAAGAAGAGCCCTGCTTCTAAAGAGGCGTCTTATGAAGGATGAGGATTTGTTGGAGAAGTATCGGACAACGATGAACGACTATATCGAAAAGGGGCACGCAGAAATGGTTCCTGAGGAAGAGTTGAATTTAAGGAACAGACCAGTGTGGTTCCTTCCTCACCATCCAGTGATGCACCCTTTGAAGCCCGACAAAGTCAGGGTGGTGTATGATTGTGCAGCAAAATTTGGACAGACATCTCTAAATCAGCAGTTGCTACAGGGCCCGGATCAGACAAATCAATTAGTGGGTGTCTTAAGTCGTTTCAGACAGAACAGTGTTGGAATGGTTGCTGATATTGAAGCAATGTTTCATCAGGTCCTGGTGGACCCAAAGGACTGTGACAGTTTAAGATTTTTGTGGTGGCCAAATGGGGAcctgacaaaggaaatgaggGAGTATCGAATGGTAAAACATTTGTTTGGTGCTACATCTTCGCCAAGTGTTGCTAATTTCTGTCTAAGGAAGACAGCGCAGTTGCATCGGGAAGAGTTTGACAAAGAAGTAATAGAGACAGTGAACCGAGACATGTATGTAGACGACATGATGAAGTCGACAAGCACCACAGAGAAGGCGATAGGTTTAGCAAGTCAGCTGCGGACACTGCTGAAGAAGGGTGGATTCCGCTTGACGAAGTGGTATAGTAATGACCGAGAAGTGATGGCGACAATACCAGAGTCCGAAAGAGCCAAATCGGTGGTGAATTTAGAGCTTGAGCAACTCCCGACAGAGAGTGCTCTTGGACTTAAATGGAACATAGAAGAAGACAAGTTTGTATGGGGAGTTATGGAGAAGATGTTGCAGCGAGTGAGTCAGAAACCAGTGACACGTAGAGGAATTGTGTCAGCTGTTTACTCCCTCTTTGATCCACTGGGATTCATTGCACCATACGCCATGAAAGCCAAGTTGTTGTTGCAAACGCTCAGTAGGAAGAGGCTGGGTTGGGATGATACGTTGGAAGAAACCGACAAAGAACAATGGAAGCGCTGGCTAGACGATCTCCCAAAATTGCATCAAATACAGGTAGACCGCTGTTTCAAACCCAAGGGATTTGGTGAAGTTAAAGAAGTACAGTTGCACCTCTTCTCGGACGCTTCTCGTCAAGGATATGCAGCTGTTGCATACCTTCGTTTGAAAGATGTGACCAACCAAGTACACTGTGTATTTGTGATGGGAAAGGCAAGATTGGCTCCCATACGGGAAATTTCGATTCCAAGATTGGAACTGACAGCCGCTGTTATCTCCGTAAGGCTCTCTAAGATAATTCGAGAAGAATTGGACATGACAATAGACCGTGTTTGCTATTGGAGTGACTCAACTTCCGTGCTAAAGTGCATCAACAATGAATCAAAGAGATTCCACACGTTTGAGTCTAATCGCCTGACAGTGATACGCAATGGCTCTAAACCCTCAGAGTGGAGATATGTGAACCGGGACGATAATCCTGCTGATGATGGTTCGAAAGGTCTTAAAATAGACACCATGTTGAAGGATGACCGTTGGTTGAAAGGACCCAAGTTCCTGTGGGAAGACGAGAGTCACTGGCCCAGATTGATCAAAATTCCTGTCTTAGGAGATGATGATGTAGAAGTTAGGAAAGAGGCTCAGATTTATGTCTCTGCTGTTCAAAGTAATGTTTTGGATGACCTGATTTCGTACTACTCCTGTTGGTGGAAATTGAAATGTTCCATTGCGTGGTTGTTACGCTACAAACAGTATCTGCAAATGAAGGTTCTGTCAAAAAAGAAGGCGTCGACTGCAAGTGACTCTTTACTCAAGTCCAGTGAAATGCAATCGACGAACTTTGGCCATTTGACAGTCGCAGAGCTCCAAGTAGCCGAAAGAGAGATATTTAAACGAGTTCAACAAGTGGCCTTTCCAGAAGTCATTGATGTACTTTCGGCAACAAAGTGTTGTGAGGATAAGAAGTACCCAAAGAAGGTTTTAAAGAAGGTCGGTGCATCAATACGTCAGCTGACTCCTCAGCTTAAGGCAGGTCTATTGAGGGTCGGAGGTCGACTAGTAAATGCACTCATTGGTGACGAAAGGAAGCATCCTATTATCCTGCCATACAAGCATCATGTGACTGACCTCATTATTAAGCAGTGTCATGAAAACTTGGGTCATATGGGGCAAGAATCTGTCTTGTCATCCTTGAGAGAGGCGGTTTGGATTGTGAAGGGGAGATCAGCGGTACGGCGTGTTTTAGGAAGATGCATGACCTGTCAACGGCAGAGAAGTGCGTGCCCTGGGAACCAGTTCATGGCAGATCTACCAGAAGCGAGGCTTGCACCCGAGAAACCACCTTTCACTTATGTGGGTGTTGATTATTTTGGACCACTTGAAGTTAAGCAAGGAAGATCCCGTGTTAAGAGATATGGCTGTCTCTTCACCTGTTTAACAACGCGTGCGGTGCATATCGAGATAGCCCACTCCTTAGACACCGATTCGATGATTAATGCCCTTAGAAGATTCATCAGCGTTCGTGGCTATCCAGAGCAAATAAGGAGCGACCAAGGAAGTAACTTCATAAAGGCAGACAAGGAGCTGAAAGAAGCTATCGAAGAGTGGAATCAACACAAGATCAACAACTTCTGCAGACAGAAACAGATTGAATGGATTTTTAATCCACCCTCAGCGAGCCACATGGGAGGGGCATGGGAGCGGATGATACGTTCCGTGAGACAGATTTTGAAGGCCATTTTAAAGGAGCAGTTAGTATCTGATGAAGTACTTTCAACTGTGATGTCCGAAGCGGTGAACATTTTAAATTCCAGACCTCTCACTCGGAACAGTGACAGCGCCCTTGATGAACAGCCACTGACCCCTAATCATCTGCTACATTTACGTCCGTGTCCGGACTTACCACCGGGAATATTTGATAAAGATGACCTCAGCTGTAGACGGGCTTGGCGGCAAGCACAG of the Montipora capricornis isolate CH-2021 chromosome 7, ASM3666992v2, whole genome shotgun sequence genome contains:
- the LOC138055704 gene encoding uncharacterized protein; this encodes MATIPESERAKSVVNLELEQLPTESALGLKWNIEEDKFVWGVMEKMLQRVSQKPVTRRGIVSAVYSLFDPLGFIAPYAMKAKLLLQTLSRKRLGWDDTLEETDKEQWKRWLDDLPKLHQIQVDRCFKPKGFGEVKEVQLHLFSDASRQGYAAVAYLRLKDVTNQVHCVFVMGKARLAPIREISIPRLELTAAVISVRLSKIIREELDMTIDRVCYWSDSTSVLKCINNESKRFHTFESNRLTVIRNGSKPSEWRYVNRDDNPADDGSKGLKIDTMLKDDRWLKGPKFLWEDESHWPRLIKIPVLGDDDVEVRKEAQIYVSAVQSNVLDDLISYYSCWWKLKCSIAWLLRYKQYLQMKVLSKKKASTASDSLLKSSEMQSTNFGHLTVAELQVAEREIFKRVQQVAFPEVIDVLSATKCCEDKKYPKKVLKKVGASIRQLTPQLKAGLLRVGGRLVNALIGDERKHPIILPYKHHVTDLIIKQCHENLGHMGQESVLSSLREAVWIVKGRSAVRRVLGRCMTCQRQRSACPGNQFMADLPEARLAPEKPPFTYVGVDYFGPLEVKQGRSRVKRYGCLFTCLTTRAVHIEIAHSLDTDSMINALRRFISVRGYPEQIRSDQGSNFIKADKELKEAIEEWNQHKINNFCRQKQIEWIFNPPSASHMGGAWERMIRSVRQILKAILKEQLVSDEVLSTVMSEAVNILNSRPLTRNSDSALDEQPLTPNHLLHLRPCPDLPPGIFDKDDLSCRRAWRQAQYLANLFWLRWTREYLPNLLERKKWNTLRRNLKVGDLVLLADKSFPRGKWPLGRVVEVMPSRDGLVRTARVKTSCTVATRAKRQRKGEPLSEESTTELTRPVTKLCLLEMD